The genome window TCTTGCGCTCAGGTGACGAACTCTTGGAGGTGAACGGCGAACGTTTGCTGGGTATGAATCATTTGGAAGTGGTGGCCATACTGAAGGAGCTGCCACTGGATGTGCGCATGGTTTGTGGACGTAGCAAAGCCACCACACTGTTGCCCTTCTCCGACGACACTCTCAAGAAGCTGAGCAATAACTTTGAGAATCTGCTGCCGGCCACCGATCGTCTGGTCAAGGCGAAATCTGATGGCAGTTTGGCTACAGCGGGATcggttgctgatgctgataatgtggctgtggcagcagcatcgtTTAACAAGCTCAAATCTCGTTCGTTGGAGCCACTCACCGGACTGGCGATGTGGTCATCGCAGCCACAAATCATTGAGCTGCTGAAGGGTGATCGCGGTTTGGGCTTCTCTATTTTGGACTATCAGGATCCCTTGGACTCGAATGATACATTGATTGTAATACGCTCGCTAGTGCCCGGTGGCGTTGCCCAGCTGGATGGCCGATTGATACCAGGCGATCGTCTGCTGTTTGTCAACTCAATTAATCTGGAAAATGCTTCGTTGGATCAGGCAGTGCAGGCATTGAAAGGTGCACCAAAGGGAGTGGTCCGCATTGGCGTTGCCAAGCCGCTGCCCATGACCGATAATTCGCTGAAGGCGTGCAGCAATGCGAGCGACGAGACCctagagcagcagcaacaatcacCGCCAGCGTTGCCCACAGCAGCGCCGCCTCCGCCGCCAATTGAGGCCAAGGGACCAGAGCCTGATCTGATACCCGATTGGCGCAATTAAATGCTGAAGCATTCAAGTTATTTGTTGCGTAGTGTTGTTGACCAGAACCGCTCGAGCAGCGGTTCAGCTCAGTGCTGCAATTCCGAATCTACATTTATCGCAATATTTTCCCCACATTCCAATTTAGTATTAGTcatatgaatttaattgtacTTAACTTAATGcctaaataaattatatgcaaTTCGTTTACAAACAAACGTTCAAAATATGTACACAGTGAATTGGGAGAGATTTGAGTATCCTTGTTTTCCTGATCCTACTCCTGATCTTCATGGGTTACTGCACCCGATTCAACTGGCGTTCGATGCGCATATAATTGCGGCGGGAGAGCACTCGATCTCGAGCATAGCTTGCCAAATATGTGATTACGCCCATCACAAAGGTAAACAGCTCGAACTTGAGGAAGTTGCGCTGCTCGATTAACGCCACACGATCACAGCTCTTCGTCACAATTTCGCCACTCTGACAGCGCAACACCTCCttgtagtgtgtgtgtatgcatacGCCCAAACTGCGGCTGACGATGTCGAAGTCTGAGCACGGATGACACTCCTGGACCACGGTGTAGGGCTCGTGTTTCCAGCACGTCGAATTATTCTCAATCACAAACTGCTGGTTACGACGTCGTGCCACGCTGCCCTCCGCAGCGTATCGGGATTCCACAATCAGCACTAAAATGGTGACGAGGGTGAGGGCGCCAAGGCCCAGGACCATGTGATGCCTCTGGCAGTTCTCGAGCATTGTGTGcacaattataaaattaactaattCGTAaattcgtcgtcgtcgatgtGTCTGTTTTTTGTGTCTGTTTTTTCACAGCTGTTTAACCAGGGCTGGAAACAATGAGTCATCTGTATATGTTTGTACTTGGTTTAATTCGATACCATTTGTCTTTCCGataccattttaaataaactgttattttataatgatattaaattcacttttacaacatttatgatgtgtttatgttttaatattattatatgcaAGAATATGAATAACATGTGTTATATAAATAACAGATAAGTAActgaattatatttattattgttgcgcTTCCGCTcattacttaattttttttcaaattatttatgtaatatcaacaatgttttaaaaaaattaaaagttatatAATTCGAgctgatattttatttatactcaAATGGCGTACCCAGCATCGCCGCGAGCGATGCATCGATAACCAGCTATCGATAACTGTTGCTGTTTACGAACAAGTAAAACATGCAAATAGCAAGGAAGGGACAGAGACCAAAACAATTACGAAGATAGCCCCCAAAGAGAAACGTggaaaatttatgaaaaactGTGAAAATTGTGTGGTGGCGCATTGAAAATGGTGCTGCGATCGGGAATTAtaattccatttcaatttcgcGATACTAAGAAGCTGCTCATGATTGGCGTGCCCGAGGAGAATCGAAATTTAAACATATGGGACTTGAAGAATGTTGGTAAGCTTTTTTTGGTTGGCGGGGGCCAGAAGAGGCGCAGCTGCTGCAGGTGCAGGGGTGCTGGGGTGCAGGTGTTGTTGCGGGGGTCAAAAGCAGCGCACGCTGCTTGTGCCTCATGCCCTGGGCAGGTCGTTAAACTTAATTGCCTTTTAGAATGTACACATATGTATCTCTATAtgcttgtgtgcgtgtgttgatATAGAGAGGAGCaacaccccaaaaaaaaagcaaaaaaaaacgtgcatagtaaatacataaatactgAACTGGACAttggaatttaattgaatttttgtgtgtttgtagtGCGTGCTGCATTTGGCATATACAATTTCGAGTTTCGCAACAAAAAGATTGGCTTCAACATACCCGATGAACTACTACTGCATTATTTGGCCCAACGTCACGACCTCACCAATTTCGTTATAGAAATCAGCCAAGGTAAGTACTATCTATGTATAAGTACATATGATAAGTTTAGCCGCGTTCTACACTAGCGTTTAAGCCAACCCCCAAACCCAATTAACCATTTTTTGTGGACACatatagttgtgtgtgtgctctatATAGTATGTGCTGATATATATCCCAGCATATacgtattatatatatagagtgaTCTGTGTATATAGACGCGGCAACCGTAAACGTGCTTTGCTTGTAAGTCTCTGCCAAATTGCCTTGTAATAAAACTCGCATTGAAAATGCTTCCTCTTGCAGCCCTAGACGATGGTCATGCCAAGGAGCTGCTCTCCTACGAGCCCTCCTGCTCGATGGCGGCcctcaagcagcagcagcagcaacaacaccaacagcaacaacagcagcagcaacatcatcatccacattcacatccCCATCAACATCATCAGGTGCCACTGCCACAACGCTCCAACGAAAGTCATACACATGAGTACGTAGCAAGcggagcagctgcagctgcatccGCAACATTACCGGGCTCGCAACCAAATTCACCAGCTTTGGGCGTATGCAACGAACCCGTCGATTCACCGCTGGAGCATGCCAACAATTCCAATTCGGATCATGCAGACAcagcacaaaaacaacaactgcgcATTGTTTCCAGCTATTCGGAACGCACACCTGAATCGTTAACACAATCCATTGATCCCATGGACATAATACCCAAAGCTGAGTCTGAATCCGAAGTGGAACGTGCAGCGCGTGCTGCACGCTTTCAGGCCAGagaacatcaacagcagcaacagcaccagcagcagcagcgacaacagcaggagcagcagcacgCCCAAGCCTTGCAACAGGAGGCACAGGCGTTGCAGCATGTGCTGCCCAGCCAACAGTTCTTCACCAACTATGCGCACAGTCTGCCCTCAATGACGGCACCAAATACTTCCCAGCAGCCTCCTTATACGCCTGGTCTGATGAGTCGCTTTAGAAGTGAGTATTAAACTTGAATAATATCTCAATCTCTTCTAAATTATCGAATACTTTATAGAACGTGGTGAACGCATGTCGAAGGATCAAAAGGAGCTGTATGTGAAATTCTTTGAGGATAATCCCTGCATGTTGTCGAACCATCGTCGTCACGATGGACTCACCGAGCCACTCTGGGCCAAATTGGCACACATGTTGAACAGCGTGCCGCAGGGCGCCGTCAAGAATGTGGAGGATTGGAAGCAGACGTTTGATGCCTGGCGTTATCGCATTTTTATGTACACACGCTACAACTCCAAGCTGAGCATGTCGGAGACGAGTGACCCAAAGAACTTTAAACCGCTGACAGCCACCGATCAGAAGGCGTATGCCATGTGGACCAGTCACAAGCACATTGCACCGCCGGACTATGAGAAAATGGATATGTTTGTGCCGCTGGACGAGAGCACAACGGCGACCAACAGCTACGACTATTGAGCCAAAAAGCCCCGGGACAccagtgcaaaaaaaaaaaaactgttaaaCGATGACGACGCCGATAATGTTGATCATGCTAATGATCACGATAAGGATGAAATTGAAGATAATGTGTACTTTAACTAATACTAAGCGCTAAATACATTATGTTTaagcaaacataaatacaaaacaagcTGTTTCCATCACAGGCGTAGCTTTAAGTGCCATTTTGCTATTGTTCTTCTCATGTCTAATTGCTTTCTTGTTGCTTGCAGTATACGATGCCGCCCTGGAGAGTTATGTGCTGCATCCGCAATGTCGTTGTGGCGCCCAGAAACTCCTTAACGAATCGCCTGCGCCGGAGGAACCTACGAATTTGTGCCAGACGAACAATGTGATCGATGCCGCTCCCTCAACGTCGAACATTGTGTTGCCCAACTGTGACGATGACGATCAGGAAACCATGAAGTATCGCATTGATAAGGCGAGCAGCGGTGCAGCTTCTGCTGAGTTGGGCATGCCTGCCTACGAGCCGTGTTCACCGAAAATGGATTATGATACGCAAGATGAATTGCCGGATTCGCCGCACtcgcaacaacatcaacaacaacaacagttgcagcaggtTGCGATGGTGTCGTTACCACCGCCACCGTCCAcacatcatcagcatcatcatcagcacgaggaggagcaacagcagctgttgcaggATCGCATACAGCACGAGTtcttgctgcagcagcaacatcagcatcaacatttacagcaacagcatttggcactgctgcagcaacaggagcagcaacaacaccaacagcagcagcaccaacaacaacaacagcaacaaggcGTCAACATGGCAATCACAGCAACGGGCACAAATAACATTCGACGTATGTATTAGTacgctgaaaagtatgctatattaataatttctcAATGATTTTACAGAACGTAAGGAACGCATGTCAAAACGCCAAAAGGAATTGTATGTGCACTTTTTGCAACAACATCAGTTCATCAACGATCATAGACGCAACGATCCTGTGCTCGATCCCTACTGGCTAAAGCTGGCCAATCTGTTGAACGCTGTGCCACAGGGCGCCGTCAAGCATGTGACGGAATGGAAGCAAACCTTTGACAATTGGCGCTATCGTATCTTCCTCTATGCGCGCTACAATTCCAAATTGCAGGACGAGGAGGCGCAGAATCCTCGCAACTTTAAGCCGCTGACACGCACCGATAAACAGGCCTACAACATGTGGATACGTAATTCGGATACGGCGCCACCAGATCTAGATAAAATGCGAAATGTCTTCTGCAACATGGAAGAGAGCACCACGCACCAGGACTAGAAGATGTATCGAAGAAGATAACGAAGTACTTGAGGAGACGTTTTCACAAATTGCCATTGTCGTAGTCTGTAAGAGATTggtttttttccatttttattattttaccatttgtttttttcgtgttAAATGTGTGCGTTTTTTGTATAgctgaaaatgtattttgccTTTTCGTTGTTACACtaatatacattaaaaaataagtatacAATTATGTGTTGAGATGAGATAATCTAAAGTCCAGATTTTACATCCCTTTTTGTGAGAGAGAACCTTGAACCTCAAGATATAATTTCTGTGTCATTTTTCAGCGAAGTTGACAAACTCCTTTCGATTCCATCGATACGTGTGCAGCGACTTTTGCAAGTTTCTATGACTCTACGACATTTGTATATGTTTGTACTTCCCTATCTAAGAAACATGTATCAAGATCTAGACACCTACGTCTCTGGGCCTCTTATGCGTTGATTAATTTGCTGCCCCCGGGGCGTACAGCATCGCAATCTGTGGGTACTTGTCGCACGAGCTTCGAtagctgccgctgccgctgctgctgctgttcgaaACTAATCCGGCGATCATTAATTAACTGTTCAATCAAATCCGATACACTCAATGTGCTGTCGGTCGACTGTCGCTTTGCCGTTTTGGCGCTACAGAGAACGCTCTGGGGATTATTGGTTGCTTACTCCGACtcttgcaaaaacaaaagttctCGTTTATTATATACATTCCATATACTATtcaaatttaacaataatttcttcttttcaaATCAGTTCTGCTGGTTGGTCATTGTCAGGAATAATTTAGTTGACTCtgattacttttatttatggcatttGTTGTGCGCAACAAgctaaatacaataatatatatattgcagAAATCGTGTTTATAAATAACACACAAATGTGTttgttacataaattaataacttaAATGAGCACTGCTCCGATACCTCGTAAACTATTCACTTGTCTAATCGACTGTCCCATTGTCGATTTGTCCACCCGCCTcctccgtctgtccgtctttCTGACTGTCTGGCCGTCTGTCCGTTATCTTCAGCGGCAATTGCCATTACTAATAAAGATAAATGATTGTGTGCtcattaaaaggaaaaaaaaaatgtttcaaaggCATTGAGCCAGGTTATTGGCTGTTGGCGATTCTGTGACTATTCACTTTACGTTTTGCggttctctctctttctctctgtggcTAAAGCTGTCATGTTATATCCATATCCACCATGCCGATAACTGTAGCATTCAGTCAAGCGTTCAAGATCAATACACGAATATGCTACGTGTGTATTctcaaatattatttgcataCATGGCTTTCAGCTCAGCTCCACTCCACTCAACTTAGCTGTAGGCCGTGCCAGTTGACAGCCTCAACTGGGTGGCGTTCGATTTATAAGTTATGACAGGCCGCGGAAAACAATGCAACGAGTAGCTCAAGTAGCGCAGCAACACTTCATGCATAAAACATGATCAAACCTTATACGagagaatatttatattgaagcATTGTGTTATATAGAGCACAACGCAATGGCAATCGGCGAGATAAAGGACAGTTACAAAGTTAAACCAAATCGGAAGACAGCATATTGCAAAAGCTAATAAAAAAagcaatttataatttatgtactTTTTAATTAACCTCATTGATAACAAAACAAGTGTGCTAACTTGCTTTACATGCAAATATCAATTTCAAGAATTGTCTGCAGCCTTGCTCAATCTttacaaacagcaacagcacaaaaaattgttcataAATTAACCTGTCACTTTCAATAGTTTACAAAAATTACCATCAGATTATTTCGCCTCAAAAATTCTCCCACACTCTCTAAATGggaggaaaaaaaacaacaactgctgcaaGCAGTAGCTGCCACTTGCTGCTGCAAGTGCAGCCCACAAAATCATCAGATCAATCATAAATACTCGGgcgagcagcaacaaacaaaatgctataaacaaaatatatgaaaaaaataaaaacgataaAGAGATTGAGATCTTTTTGTAAGACCTGTTTTATCCAATGAGATACCGAGAGTACTCTAAGTATCATATATGCAGTACTTTATTCGCTGGAGAGCAAGTTGTCAAGCGATTGCGATTCGAGCAGACATTTCTGTTGATTTACTATTGGAACAAATAGTacataattgcaaaaacttgTGTATGCTAATCGATTGATTGATATGCCtttataattacatatttacattttaattacgACACTTTAAGTGCCCTGAACCTGAACTACATACGTGAGGCATGTGAATGTGTCTGCGAAACAATTCAATCTTCAAACCTTTTCGGAAGTGtaggaaattgaatttgaacataatataaatttgataatgcgctttaa of Drosophila nasuta strain 15112-1781.00 chromosome 3, ASM2355853v1, whole genome shotgun sequence contains these proteins:
- the LOC132791337 gene encoding GATA zinc finger domain-containing protein 10 isoform X2, with product MVLRSGIIIPFQFRDTKKLLMIGVPEENRNLNIWDLKNVVRAAFGIYNFEFRNKKIGFNIPDELLLHYLAQRHDLTNFVIEISQVYDAALESYVLHPQCRCGAQKLLNESPAPEEPTNLCQTNNVIDAAPSTSNIVLPNCDDDDQETMKYRIDKASSGAASAELGMPAYEPCSPKMDYDTQDELPDSPHSQQHQQQQQLQQVAMVSLPPPPSTHHQHHHQHEEEQQQLLQDRIQHEFLLQQQHQHQHLQQQHLALLQQQEQQQHQQQQHQQQQQQQGVNMAITATGTNNIRQRKERMSKRQKELYVHFLQQHQFINDHRRNDPVLDPYWLKLANLLNAVPQGAVKHVTEWKQTFDNWRYRIFLYARYNSKLQDEEAQNPRNFKPLTRTDKQAYNMWIRNSDTAPPDLDKMRNVFCNMEESTTHQD
- the LOC132791337 gene encoding putative mediator of RNA polymerase II transcription subunit 26 isoform X1, which encodes MVLRSGIIIPFQFRDTKKLLMIGVPEENRNLNIWDLKNVVRAAFGIYNFEFRNKKIGFNIPDELLLHYLAQRHDLTNFVIEISQALDDGHAKELLSYEPSCSMAALKQQQQQQHQQQQQQQQHHHPHSHPHQHHQVPLPQRSNESHTHEYVASGAAAAASATLPGSQPNSPALGVCNEPVDSPLEHANNSNSDHADTAQKQQLRIVSSYSERTPESLTQSIDPMDIIPKAESESEVERAARAARFQAREHQQQQQHQQQQRQQQEQQHAQALQQEAQALQHVLPSQQFFTNYAHSLPSMTAPNTSQQPPYTPGLMSRFRKRGERMSKDQKELYVKFFEDNPCMLSNHRRHDGLTEPLWAKLAHMLNSVPQGAVKNVEDWKQTFDAWRYRIFMYTRYNSKLSMSETSDPKNFKPLTATDQKAYAMWTSHKHIAPPDYEKMDMFVPLDESTTATNSYDY
- the LOC132788654 gene encoding protein JTB, whose product is MLENCQRHHMVLGLGALTLVTILVLIVESRYAAEGSVARRRNQQFVIENNSTCWKHEPYTVVQECHPCSDFDIVSRSLGVCIHTHYKEVLRCQSGEIVTKSCDRVALIEQRNFLKFELFTFVMGVITYLASYARDRVLSRRNYMRIERQLNRVQ